CTTGTCACACACCAATCTGTCCCTGCTTTTGCAAGCTTCCTGTAACACCTAAAGTTTGCATTTAGGTTAGAAGCAGCATGTTGAGCTTTACACATAAAAGACTTCTGGAGCATCACTGCATCAATCTTGTGTTCCATGAGGCTAAGTCATGACCATGCACtgcctatataatatataacctGGTCCATCTTTATAATTATCTCTTCTTTCCATTTTGGAAGGTCATGTGTACATGACCTGTGTTTGACAACGAGTAAGGGaaatatgtgtatgtatatatgttaaTGTGTGTATTTGATATGTAATGTATGTCCATGtgcgtgtattgtacatgtgtacatgtgttgctATAATTATGTGTTGTGTGAGAGTGCGTATGCTTGCATTAGTTATAATAGTGTACATTTTCTTGGGACCACCATGCTGGATGTTTGTTAGATGTAGTTTAATCACGTGTTTGAGTGCTGTCTGCTAGTCAATTAATCATATGGCTATGTATACACTGTTAGCAACTGCAAGAAAGGGACATTATAAGAGTTTCATTGTAGAGTAATGGCTACATGCAACATGAAGATGCACTGAAGATAGTTACTTTAGCTACACTATAGCTATGTTGTTGTGATCTACACTGACCACACAAAAGCTAGTACATAATTCACTGGATACAGTCTAGCTAGCTATGGTCTTGTGTAGCTACAGCTATATCTTTCTTGAATTCAGGAAATGCAGTAGAAAAAATAttatgtagtagtagtagtctgGTGGTGATAGACTGTAGCTATCACATGTTAAACATTAAGTCTTAATAAAGTACAGTAATTGCACGCACATTAAAaaagataataattatatttagaGGCGCGTAGTCTACGTCTGCAGTAGCTAACGTAACGAGAAAAAACATCCCTGTATGAACGTGGAAGCATTACAAGTCCATTTCGTACAAAAATCATCTCAGTGAGTCTTTAGTGTGGATTCACTTCAGTCTTCAAAGAAGGCAAACGACGAACAGTGTCCGTCTACAGTGCCCAGTGCCAAGAGATTGGAACAAGTACTGAGGTACAAAAATGTAAGATAGCTAGTTTGCGGTTTAAAATTGGATTGCGCGACAGGCTGCGAGTGTTTGGTTATTGGGGCATACGCTTGTGTTTTGTATTAATTCTTGTACGCAAGTGAGTCTTGCTGTCTTAATGATCGAGGTCATGCATAAGAAAATATTCATAGTCGGCATGtctcattatatatatatacgtataggTGATTATGGAAAATGCAGAATGTCCACTACAGAAGACTTTATGGGCACCTCTTCCATTCCTGGTCAGTCATTTCCAGTAGATGGTATGTCCTCGGGTATGTCAAGTATTCAACAAAATCTTCATGCATGGATTCGTAATCTTATAATTCTGTTCACAGAACAACTTACAGAAGAAACAATGTCGACAACTAAAACAATACACACTTGTTCAATTCTTTGTCAATCATTACCAGCAAAtggtagctacatactgtacataggtGTTTAATTAAGCATGGCTTGTTTGTTCATAGGTCAGTTAAGAGAAGATGAAATAACTGCTACAAGTGAAACAATCCAATCTTTAACAAATCTGTGTCAGTCATTGCCAGTGTACGGTATGTGTAAGCATGTAATATAGCACTGCCTCCATACCGGCATGCCATTGTGTTTATAGATCATTACAGAGAGCACAGGATGTATACAGTGGAATCATTACATACCTGCTCAAACCCATCACTAGTAGAAGGTAAGATACATAAATGTATTTATCCACATCTTCATGCTCATCTTATTCACAGATACTTATGATACAATGCCTACTATAGATGTATGTAACATTTTGAGATATATTAAAGTGAAGTTTTGTGATGTACTGATTCCTATGGAGTTTATTAACAAGCAACACTCCCTTGGAAAAGGTCAGTCACTAGTCGACTAAAACTGAAGGCAACCCAGTTACCATTTGAATTGTATGTAGGAGCATTTGGCATTGTCCACAAAGGAGAGCTTGTTGAATCAGATGGATCAGTTACACCAATTGCTATTAAAACTATTAAATGTGAGTCATTGAATCACATCACAGATGGAGATATTTCAATGACTTATAGCCTCCAGATTAGATTCTTTAAAAGAACTTGTAGCAGAGACAGCTATCATGAAGAATTTCAGTCACCCCAATGTGTTACAGTTGTTAGGAGTATGTGTGGACTCCAGTGATGATGATATGTTCAAAGTGATCCTACCATATATGCCTAATGGTGACTTGAGGGGTTTCTTAAGAAAGAACAGAGTAGAGCCAACAAATACTCATGATTTTCCAGAGGTATGCAATAATGCTCTAGACAACCATACTATGATCTGTAAATTAAGCCGCATGTCTTTTGTTATGATTCATACACTTATAGAACATTGATGAGTGTGGACTTATAAGGATGTGTACAGACATAGCAAAGGGAATGGAATATCTGTCAGACAAGAGATTTGTCCATCGAGACCTTGCAGCTAGgaattgcatgtatgtacgtttactgtatacatatgctgtatttacttggttaaatgctgcaGCCTAGTGTCAAAAATCAGTGTGGCTGCTATTTAAGGGGGACCACTATTCAAAGGCAGCATTTATATTATAGGTAGCTCTTAAACTGCAGCCACCACTCAGTAAAGCAAACAAAAATTGTTGTTATAAGGAAAGTATGGACTTACTTCATGTTTAGACGTTTAGTACAGTAGCTCTAGTGCATTTCACTGTGATGTGCACTAAAAGAAATGGCAGATAAAAGGTATTACTTCTAGATACACACTGTAGATTCTTTTCCTTACTGAGAATACTACTGAATAATGCTGCTGGATTGTCTACCTCACCTTCCTAACTCAGAAAATTCCTTAGAAAAATCAAGGACCATGGATTCAAATTATAGCCATAGCATTTATTCAAGGGCAGCATTTATATGGAATACCGTATTTCCTTTGTTAACACCGCACCTGTAATAGTTGCCACATTAGAACAGTGGCTACACTGTATCCTTAAAGATAGAGCATAATAGCTATGATCACACAATGTTATGTATATATGTTGAATGTATTAAAGCATTGCtacaaacaaaaatcatttggtatgtacatgtaaattatataattttatGCTTGTGCAGGTATGCATTCATGTGGCACATACAACAGAAGCTCCAGCATCTTTCTTTTTATGTTCTAGTGCCTTAAAAGTATAATCATTTCTTTCTCttgatgtactgtatgtgacacatgtacacacacacacacacacacacacacacacacacacacacacacacacacacacacacacacacacacacacaacacacaacacacaacacacaacacacaacacacgcacGAAGACCTTTATGCCTTCCTCTCTCTGCTTCCTCTGCcttacatagaaaccatttcTCCTTAACCAACCTTATAGCTTGTTGTGCAGCTCTACGAGTAGCAGCAACTTGTGTTTATCTCTCTCTTGTTTTGTACTCAACCACAAGCTATACATTCTATTCCTCTCCTCAAGTAAAGGCCTTACCTCAGTAGAACTATCTCTAAACCAGTCAGGTTGTCTACTACTTGAGAGACCTAGTTCTGTTTCAGCTGCCTTACACATTCAGACTTCATAACATTCCATTTCTCATGAATATCATTATGCTCATTCCAGTGTGCCTCCAACTGCTCATTCACAGACATTGAATACCTACCCTTAGCTGTCAACTCTCCTTGATCATCAATAACACCATCCTGAAGACAAGAAATATTCCATTTCTTCCTAGTTTGCGCAAGTGGTCTCCTAAAATACTTCTTCCTACCAACTAAGATCTTTGCCCCAATAACCTGTGATAACTATTACAACCAGCTCCACGCATCACAGACACATCTAGACATCTTCTTTAATCCTTTTTAATGATCACATAATCAATACAGTGCCACTTCTGTGATTTTGAATgttgccacacacacacgcacacgcacacacacacacaaacacacgcacaaacacacacgcacacacagtgCAGGACATTTGTCAATATTTCCTCATCAATATTCAAAGAGATAAagaatttgtcaaaatttcccccCCGTCAAATTATTGCGCTGTACAGTATACTAATAGAATTGCTGGAAATAGATATAGATGTGAAAAGACTTATCCCTATTATTGAGTAATGTTTGATTTTGGAATTGCACAAACATGCATATCTTCAGTGAAGTTTACCGTAATAAACTAAAGCAAGAAGTTGTGCAATAACCTAGAATATTAATGTTTCACTAATACGTATCTACACAGGATTAGGAAAAAACTAACTTTGTTGTACACCAGTATAATGTGCTAGCATGTCTGCACAAACTGATACGTATACTACTCACACAAACATTAGGTTGTGGTTTCAACTTCAAGTTCAATATTTTACTTCAATGCTAATCACTCAGTACATTGGGTGAATACGAGTCTATGCAAATTAATTATTTGTCATgctgtgtgtgtttatgtgtgtgtgtgttttgtgtgtgtgtttgtgtgtgtgtgtgtgtttgtgtgtgtgtgtgtgtgtgtgtgtgtgtgtgtgtgtgtgtgtgtgtgtgtgtgtgtgtgtgtgtgtgtgtgtgtgtgtgtgtgtgtgtgtgtgtgtgtgtgtgtgtgtgtgtgtgtgtgtgtgtgtgtgtgtgtgtgtgtgtgtgtgtgtgtgtgtgtgtgtgtgtgtgtgtgtgtgtgtgtgtgtgtgtgtgtgtgtgtgtgtgtgtgtgtgtgtgtgtgtgtgtgtgtgtgtgtgtgtgtgtgtgtgtgtgtgtgataaacCAAGATGAGTTCACACTCACACTCATGTGGCTAGCTACTTAGAATGTAATATGATTATTTGTGTAGGGTCGATGTGAATCTAAATGTCAGAGTGGCAGATTTTGGCCTAACTAGAGACATATACAGCACTGAATATTACAGAATAGAGAAACATACCACATTACCTGTAAAATGGATGGCATTAGAATCACTACTGGATGGATACTTTGATGAAAAGACTGATGTGGTAAGTTACACCTCATCCAGTAAAGAAAGCCAACACAAAACATTTAGATAGTGTGCACAGTATCTAACCAAGC
The Dysidea avara chromosome 7, odDysAvar1.4, whole genome shotgun sequence genome window above contains:
- the LOC136259718 gene encoding tyrosine-protein kinase receptor UFO-like isoform X4, with product MHACSNPSQSLPEKENFREFRISSTEGTICASSNPCHSIPVNDYYREEIRSTNKQARHSYSNLCQPLSVHGDYGKCRMSTTEDFMGTSSIPGQSFPVDGMSSEQLTEETMSTTKTIHTCSILCQSLPANGQLREDEITATSETIQSLTNLCQSLPVYDHYREHRMYTVESLHTCSNPSLVEDTYDTMPTIDVCNILRYIKVKFCDVLIPMEFINKQHSLGKGAFGIVHKGELVESDGSVTPIAIKTIKSSRLDSLKELVAETAIMKNFSHPNVLQLLGVCVDSSDDDMFKVILPYMPNGDLRGFLRKNRVEPTNTHDFPENIDECGLIRMCTDIAKGMEYLSDKRFVHRDLAARNCMVDVNLNVRVADFGLTRDIYSTEYYRIEKHTTLPVKWMALESLLDGYFDEKTDVWSYGVTCWEIFSLGRIPYPGLDNGNVITVLKHGKRLDKPILCSQKLYNLLQTTWLESAPDRPSFGEIVKTLIGSTLS
- the LOC136259718 gene encoding tyrosine-protein kinase receptor UFO-like isoform X1 — protein: MCCIMFRHKCGYGQTKTMHACSNPSQSLPEKGKYGMVYVLHRSYAYIAMLLSIENFREFRISSTEGTICASSNPCHSIPVNDYYREEIRSTNKQARHSYSNLCQPLSVHGDYGKCRMSTTEDFMGTSSIPGQSFPVDGMSSEQLTEETMSTTKTIHTCSILCQSLPANGQLREDEITATSETIQSLTNLCQSLPVYDHYREHRMYTVESLHTCSNPSLVEDTYDTMPTIDVCNILRYIKVKFCDVLIPMEFINKQHSLGKGAFGIVHKGELVESDGSVTPIAIKTIKSSRLDSLKELVAETAIMKNFSHPNVLQLLGVCVDSSDDDMFKVILPYMPNGDLRGFLRKNRVEPTNTHDFPENIDECGLIRMCTDIAKGMEYLSDKRFVHRDLAARNCMVDVNLNVRVADFGLTRDIYSTEYYRIEKHTTLPVKWMALESLLDGYFDEKTDVWSYGVTCWEIFSLGRIPYPGLDNGNVITVLKHGKRLDKPILCSQKLYNLLQTTWLESAPDRPSFGEIVKTLIGSTLS
- the LOC136259718 gene encoding tyrosine-protein kinase receptor UFO-like isoform X2; protein product: MCCIMFRHKCGYGQTKTMHACSNPSQSLPEKGKYGMVYVLHRSYAYIAMLLSIENFREFRISSTEGTICASSNPCHSIPVNDYYREEIRSTNKQARHSYSNLCQPLSVHGDYGKCRMSTTEDFMGTSSIPGQSFPVDEQLTEETMSTTKTIHTCSILCQSLPANGQLREDEITATSETIQSLTNLCQSLPVYDHYREHRMYTVESLHTCSNPSLVEDTYDTMPTIDVCNILRYIKVKFCDVLIPMEFINKQHSLGKGAFGIVHKGELVESDGSVTPIAIKTIKSSRLDSLKELVAETAIMKNFSHPNVLQLLGVCVDSSDDDMFKVILPYMPNGDLRGFLRKNRVEPTNTHDFPENIDECGLIRMCTDIAKGMEYLSDKRFVHRDLAARNCMVDVNLNVRVADFGLTRDIYSTEYYRIEKHTTLPVKWMALESLLDGYFDEKTDVWSYGVTCWEIFSLGRIPYPGLDNGNVITVLKHGKRLDKPILCSQKLYNLLQTTWLESAPDRPSFGEIVKTLIGSTLS
- the LOC136259718 gene encoding tyrosine-protein kinase receptor UFO-like isoform X3, with product MCCIMFRHKCGYGQTKTMHACSNPSQSLPEKENFREFRISSTEGTICASSNPCHSIPVNDYYREEIRSTNKQARHSYSNLCQPLSVHGDYGKCRMSTTEDFMGTSSIPGQSFPVDGMSSEQLTEETMSTTKTIHTCSILCQSLPANGQLREDEITATSETIQSLTNLCQSLPVYDHYREHRMYTVESLHTCSNPSLVEDTYDTMPTIDVCNILRYIKVKFCDVLIPMEFINKQHSLGKGAFGIVHKGELVESDGSVTPIAIKTIKSSRLDSLKELVAETAIMKNFSHPNVLQLLGVCVDSSDDDMFKVILPYMPNGDLRGFLRKNRVEPTNTHDFPENIDECGLIRMCTDIAKGMEYLSDKRFVHRDLAARNCMVDVNLNVRVADFGLTRDIYSTEYYRIEKHTTLPVKWMALESLLDGYFDEKTDVWSYGVTCWEIFSLGRIPYPGLDNGNVITVLKHGKRLDKPILCSQKLYNLLQTTWLESAPDRPSFGEIVKTLIGSTLS
- the LOC136259718 gene encoding tyrosine-protein kinase receptor UFO-like isoform X5; the protein is MSTTEDFMGTSSIPGQSFPVDGMSSEQLTEETMSTTKTIHTCSILCQSLPANGQLREDEITATSETIQSLTNLCQSLPVYDHYREHRMYTVESLHTCSNPSLVEDTYDTMPTIDVCNILRYIKVKFCDVLIPMEFINKQHSLGKGAFGIVHKGELVESDGSVTPIAIKTIKSSRLDSLKELVAETAIMKNFSHPNVLQLLGVCVDSSDDDMFKVILPYMPNGDLRGFLRKNRVEPTNTHDFPENIDECGLIRMCTDIAKGMEYLSDKRFVHRDLAARNCMVDVNLNVRVADFGLTRDIYSTEYYRIEKHTTLPVKWMALESLLDGYFDEKTDVWSYGVTCWEIFSLGRIPYPGLDNGNVITVLKHGKRLDKPILCSQKLYNLLQTTWLESAPDRPSFGEIVKTLIGSTLS
- the LOC136259718 gene encoding tyrosine-protein kinase receptor UFO-like isoform X6 yields the protein MSTTEDFMGTSSIPGQSFPVDEQLTEETMSTTKTIHTCSILCQSLPANGQLREDEITATSETIQSLTNLCQSLPVYDHYREHRMYTVESLHTCSNPSLVEDTYDTMPTIDVCNILRYIKVKFCDVLIPMEFINKQHSLGKGAFGIVHKGELVESDGSVTPIAIKTIKSSRLDSLKELVAETAIMKNFSHPNVLQLLGVCVDSSDDDMFKVILPYMPNGDLRGFLRKNRVEPTNTHDFPENIDECGLIRMCTDIAKGMEYLSDKRFVHRDLAARNCMVDVNLNVRVADFGLTRDIYSTEYYRIEKHTTLPVKWMALESLLDGYFDEKTDVWSYGVTCWEIFSLGRIPYPGLDNGNVITVLKHGKRLDKPILCSQKLYNLLQTTWLESAPDRPSFGEIVKTLIGSTLS